A window of the Haloarcula litorea genome harbors these coding sequences:
- the rplX gene encoding 50S ribosomal protein L24 — translation MTEQPDKQRTQQRRAPLHERHKQVRATLTEELREEYGQRNVRVNTGDTVEVLRGDFAGEEGEVVEVDLDDAVVHVEDVTLEKTDGEEVPRPLEPSNVRVTDLTLEDDRREARLESEEDTA, via the coding sequence ATGACTGAGCAACCAGACAAACAGCGAACGCAGCAACGTCGCGCTCCCCTGCACGAGCGGCACAAGCAGGTCCGGGCGACGCTGACCGAGGAGCTCCGCGAGGAGTACGGCCAGCGCAACGTCCGCGTCAACACCGGGGACACCGTCGAGGTGCTCCGGGGCGACTTCGCCGGCGAGGAGGGCGAGGTCGTCGAGGTGGACCTCGACGACGCCGTGGTCCACGTCGAGGACGTCACCCTGGAGAAGACCGACGGCGAGGAGGTCCCCCGGCCGCTGGAGCCCTCGAACGTTCGGGTCACCGACCTGACCCTCGAGGACGACCGGCGGGAAGCGCGGCTCGAATCCGAGGAGGACACAGCATGA
- a CDS encoding 30S ribosomal protein S4e — protein MSKHQKRLSVPDSWPVERKTATFTVKADAGPHGESGVPLLIVLRDVLGYVDTRKEARYALNEDNVLINGTAVSDEERPVGMFDILAFTERGEYYRVFPGEGGRLALTAIEADAAESKLGKIVSKTHVSGGDVQLGLHDGETLVVEDDQTYDVDDSIVVANESDEIVAHFEYEEGALVTAVDGAHAGEVGTVEEIQVTPGSAQNNVIVSQEDGEGFETVEEYVVVIDENFTGDDEAAEPETVDTEEGDDE, from the coding sequence ATGAGCAAGCATCAGAAACGCCTGTCGGTGCCCGACAGCTGGCCTGTCGAGCGCAAGACGGCAACGTTCACGGTGAAGGCCGACGCCGGCCCGCACGGTGAGTCGGGGGTCCCCCTGCTCATCGTCCTGCGGGACGTGCTCGGCTACGTCGACACCCGCAAGGAAGCGCGCTACGCGCTCAACGAGGACAACGTCCTGATCAACGGCACGGCCGTCTCCGACGAGGAGCGGCCGGTCGGGATGTTCGACATCCTCGCCTTCACCGAGCGCGGCGAGTACTACCGGGTGTTCCCCGGCGAGGGCGGTCGGTTGGCGCTGACCGCCATCGAGGCCGACGCCGCCGAGTCCAAGCTGGGCAAGATCGTCTCCAAGACCCACGTCAGCGGGGGCGACGTCCAGCTGGGGCTCCACGACGGCGAGACCCTCGTCGTCGAGGACGACCAGACCTACGACGTCGACGACTCCATCGTCGTCGCCAACGAGAGCGACGAGATCGTCGCCCACTTCGAGTACGAGGAGGGCGCACTCGTCACCGCCGTCGACGGCGCACACGCCGGCGAGGTCGGCACCGTCGAGGAGATCCAGGTCACGCCGGGCTCGGCCCAGAACAACGTCATCGTCTCCCAGGAGGATGGCGAGGGCTTCGAGACGGTCGAGGAGTACGTCGTCGTCATCGACGAGAACTTCACGGGCGACGACGAGGCCGCCGAGCCGGAGACGGTCGACACCGAGGAGGGTGACGACGAATGA
- a CDS encoding 50S ribosomal protein L5: protein MSSETESGEFHEMREPRIEKVVVHMGIGHGGRDLANAEDILGEITGQSPVRTTAKATVGEFDIREGDPIGAKVTLRDEVAEEFLGTALPLADLSATQFDDTGNFSFGVEEHTEFPSQEYDPNIGIYGLDVTVNLVRPGYRVAKRDKASRSIPSNHRLDPDDAVAFVESTFDVEVNE from the coding sequence ATGAGCTCCGAGACCGAGAGCGGCGAGTTCCACGAGATGCGGGAGCCCCGCATCGAGAAGGTCGTCGTCCACATGGGCATCGGCCACGGTGGCCGCGACCTGGCCAACGCCGAGGACATCCTCGGGGAGATCACGGGTCAGTCGCCGGTCCGGACGACCGCTAAGGCGACCGTCGGGGAGTTCGACATCCGCGAGGGCGACCCCATCGGTGCGAAGGTCACGCTGCGTGACGAGGTCGCCGAGGAGTTCCTCGGGACGGCGCTGCCGCTGGCGGACCTGTCGGCGACGCAGTTCGACGACACCGGCAACTTCAGCTTCGGCGTCGAGGAACACACGGAGTTCCCGAGCCAGGAGTACGACCCGAACATCGGAATCTACGGGCTGGACGTGACGGTCAACCTCGTCCGCCCCGGCTACCGCGTCGCCAAGCGCGACAAGGCCTCGCGGTCGATTCCGTCGAACCACCGACTCGACCCCGACGACGCCGTCGCGTTCGTCGAGTCGACCTTCGACGTGGAGGTCAACGAATGA
- a CDS encoding 30S ribosomal protein S14: MSESETQDEPDAAEAERTGQLESCQRCGREQGLVGKYDIWLCRQCFREIARGMGFEKYS, encoded by the coding sequence ATGAGCGAGAGCGAGACCCAGGACGAGCCCGACGCCGCCGAGGCAGAGCGGACCGGCCAGCTGGAGTCCTGCCAGCGCTGCGGGCGCGAGCAGGGACTGGTCGGCAAGTACGACATCTGGCTGTGTCGCCAGTGCTTCCGCGAGATCGCTCGCGGGATGGGCTTCGAGAAGTACAGCTAA
- a CDS encoding 30S ribosomal protein S8 — translation MTGNDPFANALSALNNAESVGHLEQTVSPASNEIGSVLEVFYDRGYIDGFTFVDDGKAGEFEVELKGAINECGPVKPRYSAGADEFEKWEKRFLPARDYGTLVVTTSHGVMSHYEAREQGVGGQVIAYVY, via the coding sequence ATGACAGGAAACGATCCATTCGCCAACGCGCTGTCGGCACTCAACAACGCCGAGAGCGTCGGGCATCTGGAGCAGACGGTATCGCCCGCCTCGAACGAGATCGGCTCCGTCCTCGAGGTCTTCTACGACCGCGGGTACATCGACGGGTTCACCTTCGTCGACGACGGCAAGGCCGGCGAGTTCGAGGTCGAACTGAAGGGAGCCATCAACGAGTGTGGCCCGGTCAAGCCCCGCTACTCCGCGGGGGCCGACGAGTTCGAGAAGTGGGAGAAGCGGTTCCTCCCCGCCCGCGACTACGGGACCCTCGTCGTCACGACCAGCCACGGCGTCATGAGCCACTACGAGGCTCGTGAGCAAGGCGTTGGTGGCCAAGTCATCGCCTACGTATACTGA
- a CDS encoding 50S ribosomal protein L6, whose product MPRVELQIPDDVTAELDHLDLTVEGPNGSVERRLWYPDIDVSVEDGVVAIESDEDDAQTMSTIGTFESHIENMFHGVTEGWEYEMEVFYSHFPMQVDVEGDEVVIENFLGEKAARRTAVHGDTEVQVDGEELTLTGPDIEAVGQTAADIEQLTRVNDKDVRVFQDGVYITQKPSRGDA is encoded by the coding sequence ATGCCACGAGTAGAGCTACAGATTCCGGACGACGTGACCGCCGAACTGGACCACCTCGACCTCACCGTCGAGGGGCCCAACGGCAGCGTCGAGCGACGGCTCTGGTACCCCGACATCGACGTCTCCGTCGAGGATGGCGTCGTCGCCATCGAATCCGACGAGGACGACGCACAGACGATGTCGACGATCGGGACCTTCGAGAGCCACATCGAGAACATGTTCCACGGCGTGACCGAGGGCTGGGAGTACGAGATGGAGGTCTTCTACTCCCACTTCCCGATGCAGGTCGACGTCGAGGGTGACGAGGTCGTCATCGAGAACTTCCTCGGCGAGAAGGCCGCCCGTCGGACCGCCGTCCACGGGGACACCGAGGTGCAGGTCGACGGCGAGGAGCTCACCCTCACCGGCCCCGACATCGAGGCCGTCGGGCAGACCGCCGCGGACATCGAACAGCTGACACGCGTCAACGACAAGGACGTGCGCGTGTTCCAGGACGGGGTGTACATCACCCAGAAACCGAGCCGAGGTGACGCCTGA
- a CDS encoding 50S ribosomal protein L32e — protein MADNPDKKSSDADANEEALTQGGKAEADVEEEQPLDGEPAEDPDQVAEEAAESADEDDEYAELTDISGVGDAKADALREAGFETVEDVRRADQSALADVEGIGNALAARIKADVGGLEVDTETEAEVEEEGGEEEPAEDVETELRPRGLADKTPDLDDEEARLLTQRHRVGTPKFNRQDHHKKKRVSTSWRKPRGDLSKQRRGIKGKGDTVEAGFRSPTAVRGKHPSGFEEVRVHNVADLEGVDGDTEAVRIASKVGARKRERIEEEAEDAGIRVLNPTYVEVEVNE, from the coding sequence ATGGCAGACAACCCCGACAAGAAGAGCAGCGACGCCGACGCGAACGAGGAAGCGCTCACGCAGGGCGGGAAGGCCGAGGCCGACGTCGAGGAGGAACAGCCCCTCGACGGCGAGCCGGCCGAGGACCCCGACCAGGTCGCCGAGGAGGCCGCGGAGTCGGCCGACGAGGACGACGAGTACGCGGAGCTGACCGACATCAGCGGCGTCGGCGACGCCAAGGCCGACGCGCTGCGGGAGGCCGGCTTCGAGACCGTCGAGGACGTCCGCCGTGCCGACCAGTCCGCGCTCGCGGACGTCGAGGGCATCGGCAACGCGCTCGCGGCCCGGATCAAGGCCGACGTCGGCGGCCTCGAAGTCGACACGGAGACCGAGGCCGAAGTCGAAGAGGAGGGCGGCGAGGAAGAGCCCGCCGAGGACGTGGAGACGGAGCTCCGGCCCCGCGGGCTCGCCGACAAGACGCCCGACCTCGACGACGAGGAAGCGCGCCTGCTGACCCAGCGACACCGGGTCGGCACGCCGAAGTTCAACCGACAGGACCACCACAAGAAGAAGCGCGTCTCGACCTCGTGGCGCAAGCCCCGCGGCGACCTCTCGAAGCAGCGCCGCGGCATCAAGGGCAAGGGCGACACGGTCGAGGCGGGCTTCCGCTCGCCGACGGCGGTCCGTGGCAAGCACCCCTCCGGCTTCGAGGAGGTCCGCGTGCACAACGTGGCCGACCTCGAGGGCGTCGACGGGGACACGGAAGCCGTCCGCATCGCCTCCAAGGTCGGCGCTCGCAAGCGCGAGCGCATCGAGGAGGAAGCCGAGGACGCGGGCATCCGCGTGCTCAACCCCACCTACGTCGAAGTCGAGGTGAACGAGTAA
- a CDS encoding 50S ribosomal protein L19e: MTDLSAQKRLAADVLDVGKNRVWFDPERQGDIADAITREDVRELVDEGAITAKDEKGNSQGRARERKKKRAYGHQKGQGSRKGKSGAREDPKEKWESQIRAQRKRLRELRDDGSLSNAEYRDLYDKAGGGEFDSVADLERYIDDNYGEA, from the coding sequence ATGACGGATCTGTCCGCACAGAAGCGACTCGCCGCGGACGTCCTCGACGTCGGGAAGAACCGCGTCTGGTTCGACCCCGAACGGCAGGGCGACATCGCGGACGCCATCACCCGCGAGGACGTGCGCGAACTGGTCGATGAGGGCGCTATCACAGCGAAAGACGAGAAGGGCAACTCGCAGGGGCGCGCACGCGAGCGCAAGAAGAAGCGTGCCTACGGCCACCAGAAGGGACAGGGTTCCCGGAAGGGCAAGTCCGGCGCACGCGAGGACCCCAAGGAGAAGTGGGAGTCCCAGATCCGCGCACAGCGGAAGCGGCTCCGCGAACTGCGCGACGACGGCTCCCTGTCGAACGCCGAGTACCGCGACCTCTACGACAAGGCCGGCGGTGGCGAGTTCGACAGCGTTGCCGACCTCGAACGATACATCGACGACAACTACGGTGAAGCATAA
- a CDS encoding 50S ribosomal protein L18, with product MATGPRYNVPMRRRREARTDYHQRLRLLKSGKPRLVARKSNKHVRAQLVTLGDNGDRTLAAAHSSDLEEYGWEAPTGNMPAAYLTGLLAGLRAQDAGVEEAVLDIGLNTPTPGSKVFAIQEGAIDAGLEIPHNDDVLADWQRTRGSHIAEYAEQLDEPLYSGDFDATDLPAHFDETRETLLEGDIEL from the coding sequence ATGGCGACAGGACCACGATACAACGTGCCGATGCGGCGACGCCGCGAGGCCCGCACCGATTACCATCAGCGGTTGCGCCTGCTGAAATCCGGCAAGCCCCGCCTCGTTGCTCGGAAGAGCAACAAACACGTCAGGGCGCAGCTGGTGACGCTGGGCGATAACGGCGATCGCACGCTGGCGGCCGCACACTCGAGCGACCTCGAAGAGTACGGCTGGGAGGCACCGACGGGCAACATGCCCGCTGCGTACCTCACCGGCCTGCTCGCGGGGCTTCGCGCGCAGGACGCGGGCGTCGAGGAAGCGGTGCTGGACATCGGCCTCAACACCCCGACCCCCGGAAGCAAAGTGTTCGCAATACAGGAAGGCGCAATCGACGCCGGCCTGGAAATCCCCCACAACGACGACGTGCTCGCCGACTGGCAGCGAACCCGCGGCTCCCACATCGCGGAGTACGCCGAGCAGCTCGACGAGCCGCTGTACAGCGGGGACTTCGACGCGACGGACCTCCCGGCGCACTTCGACGAGACGCGGGAGACCCTACTGGAAGGTGACATCGAACTATGA
- a CDS encoding 30S ribosomal protein S5, producing MSADNGWEPRTRLGKQVAEGEIDSMQEALNSGLPLKEAEVVDQLVPDLEDEVLDINMVQRMTDSGRRVKFRCVVAVGNRDGLVGYAEGRDDQVGGAIQKAIDVAKLNIIDVSRGCGSWECGCGRPHTVALRTKGKAGSVEVELQPAPRGLGLAGGETVRKVLELAGIEDIWTRSSGNTRTTVNFAKATFNALQNTAEARVPERTFEKREVIE from the coding sequence ATGAGTGCTGACAACGGCTGGGAACCCCGGACACGCCTCGGCAAGCAGGTCGCCGAGGGCGAGATCGACTCGATGCAGGAGGCGCTGAACTCCGGGCTCCCCCTCAAGGAAGCTGAAGTCGTCGACCAGCTCGTTCCCGATCTGGAAGACGAGGTACTGGACATCAACATGGTCCAGCGGATGACGGACTCCGGCCGCCGGGTGAAGTTCCGGTGTGTCGTCGCCGTCGGCAACCGCGACGGCCTCGTCGGCTACGCGGAGGGCCGCGACGACCAGGTCGGCGGTGCCATCCAGAAGGCCATCGACGTGGCCAAGCTGAACATCATCGACGTCTCCCGTGGCTGTGGCTCCTGGGAGTGTGGCTGTGGCCGTCCCCACACGGTCGCGCTGCGCACGAAGGGCAAGGCCGGGAGCGTCGAGGTCGAGCTCCAGCCGGCCCCGCGCGGGCTGGGCCTGGCGGGCGGGGAGACCGTCCGCAAGGTGCTCGAACTGGCCGGCATCGAGGACATCTGGACCCGCTCCAGCGGGAACACCCGGACCACGGTCAACTTCGCGAAGGCGACGTTCAACGCCCTGCAGAACACGGCCGAGGCCCGCGTCCCCGAACGCACCTTCGAGAAACGAGAGGTGATCGAGTGA
- the rpmD gene encoding 50S ribosomal protein L30: MQALVQIRGDVNMDTDIHDTLQMLNIHHVNHCTLVPETETYSGMVSKVNDFVAFGEPSQETLETLLERRAEPAEGDADVDDEWVAEHTDYDDVSALAEALLAEETTLQEQGLSPTLRLHPPRGGHDGIKHPVKEGGELGEHDTDGIDDLLEAMR, encoded by the coding sequence ATGCAGGCGCTCGTCCAGATCCGCGGCGACGTGAACATGGACACGGACATCCACGACACGCTGCAGATGCTCAACATCCACCACGTCAACCACTGTACGCTCGTCCCCGAGACGGAGACGTACAGCGGGATGGTCTCGAAGGTCAACGACTTCGTGGCCTTCGGCGAACCCAGCCAGGAGACCCTGGAGACGCTCCTGGAGCGGCGCGCCGAGCCCGCGGAGGGCGACGCCGACGTCGACGACGAGTGGGTGGCCGAGCACACCGACTACGACGACGTCTCGGCGCTGGCCGAGGCGCTGCTGGCCGAGGAGACGACCCTGCAGGAGCAGGGTCTCTCGCCGACGCTCCGTCTGCACCCGCCGCGTGGCGGCCACGACGGCATCAAACACCCCGTCAAGGAGGGCGGTGAACTCGGCGAGCACGACACCGACGGGATAGACGACCTCCTGGAGGCGATGCGATAA
- a CDS encoding uL15m family ribosomal protein: MTSKKRRQRGSRTHGGGSHKNRRGAGHRGGRGRAGRAKHEFHNYEPLGKSGFNRPEKVQEDVATVDVRELDEDAPLLAAEGVAEADGDGYVIDARDVVEDAEDADVVKVLGAGQVRNELTIVADDFSAGAVEKVEAAGGETELTDLGQERQEAAEDETEDDADDEA; this comes from the coding sequence ATGACGAGCAAGAAACGACGACAGCGTGGTTCGCGTACGCACGGCGGCGGCTCGCACAAGAACCGGCGCGGTGCCGGTCACCGCGGTGGTCGCGGGCGTGCCGGCCGCGCCAAACACGAGTTCCACAACTACGAGCCCCTGGGCAAGAGCGGGTTCAACCGCCCGGAGAAGGTCCAGGAGGACGTCGCGACGGTCGACGTCCGCGAGCTCGACGAGGACGCACCGCTGCTGGCCGCCGAGGGCGTCGCCGAGGCCGACGGTGACGGCTACGTCATCGACGCCCGCGACGTCGTCGAGGACGCCGAGGACGCCGACGTGGTGAAGGTCCTCGGTGCCGGCCAGGTTCGCAACGAACTCACCATCGTCGCCGACGACTTCTCGGCCGGCGCGGTCGAGAAGGTCGAGGCCGCCGGTGGCGAGACCGAACTGACCGACCTCGGACAGGAGCGCCAGGAAGCAGCCGAGGACGAGACAGAGGACGACGCGGACGACGAGGCGTAA
- the secY gene encoding preprotein translocase subunit SecY gives MSWKDTAEPLLVRMPAVRRPEGHVPFKRKLAWTGGVLVLYFFLTNVALFGLDLTRDQAVFGRFSSILASGQGSIMQLGIGPIVTASIVLQLLGGADLLGLDTQNDPRDQILYQGLQKLLVLVMICLTGLPMVFAGGFLPADEAVAQSLGIGTVGVQWLIFGQMFVGGVLILFMDEVISKWGVGSGIGLFIVAGVSQRLVGGILATPGFGGQSGIIHTWYLFVTGQQQTGPVLAPGGLQTVITGPGQILALFTTVLIFSVVVYAESVRVEIPLSNARVKGARGRFPVKLIYASVLPMILVRALQANIQFLGRILNAQLGTMPNWLGQYSSNGQPTGGLFYYLAPIQSPGDWMWWLESATQPIWQILIRVGVDLTFMLVGGAIFAVFWVETTDMGPEATAQQIHNSGMQIPGFRQNVGVIEKVLERYIPQVTVIGGALVGLLAVMANMLGTIGGVSGTGLLLTVSITYKLYEEIAEEQLMEMHPMMRQMFG, from the coding sequence ATGAGCTGGAAGGACACCGCCGAACCGCTGCTCGTCAGGATGCCCGCAGTCCGTCGGCCGGAGGGCCACGTCCCGTTCAAGCGGAAGCTGGCCTGGACCGGCGGCGTACTGGTGCTGTACTTCTTCCTGACGAACGTGGCGCTGTTCGGACTCGACCTCACCCGCGACCAGGCGGTCTTCGGGCGGTTCTCCTCGATCCTCGCCTCGGGGCAGGGCAGCATCATGCAGCTCGGGATCGGGCCGATCGTGACGGCCTCGATCGTCCTGCAGCTGCTTGGCGGTGCGGACCTGCTGGGGCTGGACACGCAGAACGACCCGCGCGACCAGATCCTCTACCAGGGACTCCAGAAGCTGCTGGTCCTGGTCATGATCTGCCTGACCGGCCTGCCGATGGTGTTCGCGGGCGGCTTCCTGCCCGCCGACGAGGCGGTCGCACAGTCGCTGGGCATCGGCACGGTGGGCGTGCAGTGGCTCATCTTCGGGCAGATGTTCGTCGGCGGTGTCCTCATCCTGTTCATGGACGAGGTCATCTCCAAGTGGGGTGTCGGGAGCGGGATCGGCCTGTTCATCGTCGCCGGCGTGAGCCAGCGACTGGTGGGCGGGATCCTCGCCACGCCCGGCTTCGGCGGGCAGAGCGGGATCATCCACACGTGGTACCTGTTCGTCACCGGCCAACAGCAGACCGGACCGGTGCTGGCCCCGGGCGGGCTCCAGACGGTCATCACCGGCCCCGGGCAGATACTGGCGCTGTTCACCACGGTGCTCATCTTCTCGGTGGTCGTCTACGCCGAGTCGGTCCGGGTCGAGATCCCACTGTCGAACGCCCGCGTGAAGGGCGCGCGCGGTCGCTTCCCCGTGAAGCTCATCTACGCCAGCGTCCTGCCGATGATCCTCGTCCGGGCGCTACAGGCCAACATCCAGTTCCTCGGGCGCATCCTCAACGCACAGCTGGGGACGATGCCCAACTGGCTGGGCCAGTACTCCTCGAACGGCCAGCCGACCGGCGGGCTGTTCTACTACCTCGCGCCCATCCAGTCGCCCGGTGACTGGATGTGGTGGCTCGAGAGCGCGACCCAGCCCATCTGGCAGATCCTCATCCGCGTCGGGGTCGACCTGACCTTTATGCTCGTCGGCGGCGCGATCTTCGCCGTCTTCTGGGTCGAGACGACGGACATGGGCCCCGAAGCGACGGCCCAGCAGATCCACAACTCCGGGATGCAGATCCCCGGGTTCCGACAGAACGTCGGCGTCATCGAGAAGGTCCTCGAGCGCTACATCCCGCAGGTGACGGTCATCGGCGGGGCCCTCGTGGGCCTGCTCGCGGTGATGGCGAACATGCTCGGTACCATCGGCGGCGTCTCCGGGACCGGGCTGCTGCTGACGGTCTCCATCACGTACAAGCTGTACGAGGAGATCGCCGAGGAGCAGCTGATGGAGATGCACCCGATGATGCGCCAGATGTTCGGATAG